The Papaver somniferum cultivar HN1 unplaced genomic scaffold, ASM357369v1 unplaced-scaffold_107, whole genome shotgun sequence genome includes a region encoding these proteins:
- the LOC113327742 gene encoding uncharacterized protein LOC113327742, which produces MVTSCFSFVSFYEKYHIKTFKSCNLSSQCVKIDFETTIHLWKPNTKTANKPALILIHGFGANSLWQWRYQVETLSAHFSLYIPDLLFFGKSTTASSDRSEIFQAACLVRVMECLGVEKYSIIGTSYGGFVGYRMATLWPNRVEKIVIASSAVNMRLKDNEDLIKKSGVEKIEDLMIPVRAPELRTLLSFAVHKRLHFLPDFLLNDMINSLFIENREEKKQLLYGLTLGRKNSVDISRLQQEVLIAWGEHDNLFPLEKAYELKELLGEKVSLEVIKKTSHTPQIENPKLFNNIVLTFLPSL; this is translated from the exons ATGGTAACTTCATGTTTCAGCTTCGTTTCTTTCTATGAAAAATATCATATCaaaacattcaaatcatgtaacctttcttcccaatgcgtcaaaatcgattttgaaacCACAATTCATCTatggaaaccaaacaccaaaactGCTAATAAACCAGCATTAATCTTGATTCATGGTTTCGGTGCAAACTCACTTTGGCAATGGCGTTATCAAGTCGAAACTCTCTCAGCCCATTTCTCTCTTTACATTCCTGACTTACTTTTCTTCGGAAAATCAACAACGGCTTCATCTGACAGAAGTGAGATTTTCCAAGCAGCTTGTTTAGTTAGAGTAATGGAGTGTTTAGGAGTGGAGAAATACTCTATTATAGGTACAAGTTATGGTGGTTTTGTTGGTTACCGTATGGCAACTTTATGGCCTAACCGAGTTGAAAAGATTGTTATTGCGAGTTCGGCTGTTAATATGAGATTGAAAGACAATGAAGATTTAATCAAGAAAAGTGGAGTTGAGAAAATTGAGGATTTGATGATTCCGGTTAGGGCTCCGGAGCTGAGAACGTTACTGAGTTTCGCGGTGCACAAACGCTTACATTTTTTGCCTGATTTTCTGCTGAATGATATGATCAAT AGCTTGTTCATTGAAAACAGGGAGGAAAAGAAGCAGCTCCTATATGGATTAACGCTTGGACGGAAAAACAGTGTTGATATCTCTCGTCTACAACAG GAGGTTTTAATAGCGTGGGGAGAACATGATAATTTGTTCCCACTGGAGAAAGCTTATGAGCTTAAGGA GCTACTTGGAGAAAAAGTTAGTTTGGAAGTTATCAAGAAGACATCCCATACCCCACAAATTGAAAACCCAAAGCTGTTCAACAATATTGTTTTGACATTTTTACCGTCATTATAA
- the LOC113327919 gene encoding cyclin-dependent kinase C-2-like encodes MHRDIKGSNLLVSDDGALKIADFGLENFVSVGHIQPLTSRFVTLWYRPPELLLGSTCYGKSVDLWSADLGSRGRTKFAGEGSKEVQQKIQESMRGSAAVVATEVQCRERGSGDGSDCRPEYKEKRGFPLQISEIQ; translated from the exons ATGCACAGAGATATCAAGGGATCTAACCTTCTTGTTAGTGATGATGGAGCTCTGAAGATAGCTGATTTTGGCCTGGAAAATTTTGTTAGTGTCGGGCACATTCAACCATTAACTAGTCGATTTGTTACTTTATGGTATCGGCCTCCTGAACTTTTGCTTGGATCCACCTGTTATGGGAAATCTGTTGATCTATGGAGT GCTGATCTCGGAAGCCGAGGAAGGACAAAATTTGCTGGAGAAGGCAGTAAAGAAGTGCAGCAGAAGATACAGGAAAGTATGAGAGGCAGTGCTGCTGTTGTTGCAACAGAAGTGCAATGCAGGGAAAGAGGTTCAGGTGATGGCAGTGATTGCAG GCCAGAGTATAAGGAGAAACGAGGGTTTCCGCTACAGATTAGTGAAATTCAGTGA
- the LOC113327920 gene encoding uncharacterized protein LOC113327920: MERSRRERLADQTREDVLRELKRLNQSSVREESQRRLNQIRRDRSKHQGAISIKMTKTESNALSWTELKLPNLNTTIERIWEEVILTEEIPVPPNMGKEPQLGRNHDFCRYHRFRGHHTNNCRNVRRVILRLIEQGKLAHYLEDQRLPPHPPYNHYGNQANELMIEIIQEVGRLSCDFIAHSERDFQNFHDNVLSRIYKRDYEGNEIIPMMTREFLEEWKNKDISFSVEDLPEEEVMHTHSLVATLAIGEPSRGKEYRSDKGKIWAMDKVLVDMGSSVDILFYNAFKAIGYKDADMIPSTYTRYGFNGVATNTKGEINMTIFAGEVETNVTVCVVDLESPYNGLMGRPWIHEIKGVASTYHQVIRFPMPSGIGEIRGNWGDTKDCG, from the coding sequence ATGGAAAGATCACGAAGAGAAAGGCTAGCAGACCAAACAAGGGAAGATGTATTAAGGGAGCTTAAACGGCTTAATCAAAGTTCGGTGCGAGAGGAGTCACAGCGAAGACTGAATCAAATACGAAGAGATAGGTCAAAGCATCAAGGGGCGATAAGTATAAAGATGACGAAGACTGAATCAAATGCGTTGTCCTGGACAGAACTAAAGCTCCCAAATCTTAATACAACCATAGAAAGGATTTGGGAGGAAGTCATACTAACTGAGGAAATACCAGTCCCACCCAACATGGGGAAGGAACCGCAGCTGggaagaaatcatgatttttgcagGTATCATCGCTTTCGCGGGCACCACACCAACAACTGCAGGAATGTTCGAAGAGTCATACTTCGTCTGATCGAACAAGGAAAACTCGCACACTATTTGGAAGATCAGAGGTTGCCACCGCATCCACCCTACAATCATTATGGGAACCAGGCAAATGAGCTAATGATCGAAATTATCCAAGAAGTAGGAAGACTAAGCTGCGATTTCATAGCACACTCGGAGAGAGATTTCCAGAACTTTCACGACAATGTGCTCTCGAGAATATATAAAAGGGATTATGAAGGAAACGAAATAATCCCCATGATGACGAGAGAATTCCTGGAGGAGTGGAAAAATAAGGATATATCATTTTCAGTGGAGGATCTACCGGAGGAAGAAGTTATGCATACCCACTCGTTAGTCGCTACCTTGGCAATTGGCGAGCCATCGCGAGGAAAAGAGTATCGAAGTGATAAAGGGAAGATTTGGGCCATGGACAAAGTCTTGGTAGATATGGGGAGTTCGGTAGATATTCTTTTCTATAATGCATTCAAAGCTATAGGGTATAAGGATGCTGACATGATACCTTCAACCTACACTCGATATGGGTTCAATGGAGTGGCTACAAATACAAAAGGCGAAATAAATATGACGATCTTCGCGGGAGAAGTGGAAACGAATGTAACTGTCTGTGTGGTAGATCTGGAATCACCATACAATGGTCTAATGGGCAGGCCATGGATCCACGAGATTAAAGGGGTAGCATCCACCTATCATCAGGTGATAAGATTCCCCATGCCAAGCGGAATTGGCGAAATAAGAGGGAATTGGGGAGACACGAAGGACTGCGGCTAA